In Rosa chinensis cultivar Old Blush chromosome 1, RchiOBHm-V2, whole genome shotgun sequence, a genomic segment contains:
- the LOC112181740 gene encoding uncharacterized protein LOC112181740, whose product MDENSQKLDNTGYESMTLLFKKQGLCKEENLNQVWKKEVETVFESHGLSCELNWDECKMTVSATERTQDRRIIYRGARALCVLACGLGTEWVEPIVSGSVHSDVMKITIPDGMTEDDFSSKYHDFIFKFEDKFGLPRKLSCFVLYQEAAVVVLSDKFGSTSIVRNLVTSCLLGDDPFDEDHFHEVFLDDV is encoded by the exons ATGGACGAAAATTCGCAGAAGCTCGACAACACTGGCTACGAATCAATGACTCTGTTATTCAAGAAGCAGGGTCTCTGCA AAGAAGAGAATCTGAACCAAGTCTGGAAGAAAGAGGTGGAAACAGTCTTTGAATCTCATGGCCTTTCATGCGAATTGAACTGGGATGAGTGTAAGATGACTGTTAGTGCAACAGAACGTACCCAGGACCGAAGGATCATTTACAGGGGTGCACGTGCTCTCTGTGTTCTGGCATGTGGTCTTGGCACTGAATGG GTTGAACCAATCGTCTCCGGCAGTGTCCATAGTGATGTCATGAAAATTACAATACCAGATGGCATGACTGAG GATGATTTTTCAAGCAAGTATCATGATTtcatattcaaatttgaagacAAATTT GGACTACCTCGAAAGCTGTCCTGCTTTGTTCTTTATCAA GAAGCAGCTGTTGTTGTTCTTTCCGATAAATTTGGGTCAACAAGTATAGTCAGGAATCTTGTGACTAGTTGTCTTCTTGGCGATGATCCTTTTGATGAAGACCATTTTCATGAAGTGTTCCTTGATGATGTTTAA
- the LOC112181739 gene encoding uncharacterized protein LOC112181739 — MEKSERDNSMDEDSQEIDNTYYESETVLFKKQDLCKEENLNQVWKKEVETVFESHGLSCKLNWDEGKMTVSATKRTQRTLFHDIFDRGFNALSVLACGLGTEWVEPIVSGCIYSDVMYIRIPDGMSEDDFSSKYHDFIDKFEHKFGLPRKLSCFVLYQEAAVVVLSDKAGSTSTVRNLVYSCLIGDDPFDEDHFHELFLDDL, encoded by the exons ATGGAAAAGAGCGAACGCGATAACAGTATGGACGAAGATTCTCAGGAGATCGATAACACATACTACGAATCTGAAACTGTGTTATTCAAGAAGCAGGATCTCTGCA AAGAAGAGAATCTGAACCAAGTCTGGAAGAAAGAGGTGGAAACAGTCTTTGAATCTCATGGCCTTTCATGCAAATTGAACTGGGATGAGGGTAAGATGACTGTCAGTGCAACAAAACGTACTCAACGTACTCTGTTCCATGATATTTTTGACAGGGGTTTTAATGCTCTCTCTGTTCTGGCATGTGGTCTCGGCACTGAATGG GTTGAACCAATCGTCTCGGGCTGTATCTATAGTGATGTCATGTATATCAGAATACCAGATGGCATGAGTGAG GATGATTTTTCAAGCAAGTATCATGATTTCATAGACAAATTTGAACACAAATTT GGACTACCTCGAAAGCTGTCCTGCTTTGTTCTTTATCAA GAAGCAGCGGTTGTCGTCCTTTCCGATAAAGCCGGGTCAACAAGTACAGTGAGGAATCTTGTGTATAGTTGTCTAATTGGCGATGACCCTTTTGATGAAGACCATTTTCATGAATTGTTCCTTGATGATCTTTAA